The Arachis hypogaea cultivar Tifrunner chromosome 16, arahy.Tifrunner.gnm2.J5K5, whole genome shotgun sequence genome contains a region encoding:
- the LOC112754125 gene encoding RING-H2 finger protein ATL16-like: protein MLISHMALNHNHTHFEEYQHQPSSDSSLLIFVIVLPLIPPTLFILITYLSFVTKCCSNCHHVNPLRWISFLRMHPHPHDEDPFIAFSPRILNLGLDESSIQEIPAFQFTKDFQSISACVVCLTEFQEREMLKVLPNCNHAFHLDCIHIWLQTNANCPLCRTSISGNTQLPTDRIIAPSSSPQDSHLLSNMASDEDFVVIEVGAEHEGITTLPQMQQQVMNNDSGESIAHSRSYSSFARKKPWKCHHVSIMGDECIDVGKKDDQFSSLQPIRRSFSMDSANDRQVYLDVQAIIHQNRHNQNHASASEDCNSRTRRSFFPFRYCRGSKSAIIPLENEV, encoded by the coding sequence ATGCTCATATCTCATATGGCATTGAACCACAACCACACTCACTTTGAAGAATATCAACATCAACCTTCATCAGATTCTTCTCTACTCATATTTGTTATTGTCCTGCCTCTCATACCGCCCACACTTTTCATACTCATTACCTACttatcttttgttacaaaatgctGCTCAAATTGCCACCATGTTAACCCTCTAAGATGGATCTCCTTCCTGCGGATGCATCCGCATCCACACGATGAAGATCCCTTCATAGCATTCTCTCCAAGGATCCTCAACCTTGGCTTAGATGAATCTTCCATCCAAGAAATCCCAGCATTTCAATTCACAAAAGATTTTCAAAGCATCTCTGCCTGTGTGGTTTGTTTGACAGAGTTTCAAGAAAGGGAAATGCTCAAAGTTCTTCCAAATTGCAACCATGCATTTCACTTGGATTGCATTCATATTTGGCTTCAAACCAATGCAAATTGCCCTCTCTGCAGAACAAGTATCTCCGGCAACACGCAGCTTCCAACTGACCGTATCATAGCCCCCAGTTCTTCCCCTCAGGACTCTCACTTGCTCTCTAACATGGCAAGTGATGAAGATTTTGTGGTCATTGAAGTTGGAGCAGAACATGAAGGAATTACAACACTGCCACAGATGCAGCAACAAGTGATGAATAATGACTCAGGGGAAAGCATAGCACACAGTAGGAGTTACTCTAGCTTTGCAAGGAAGAAACCATGGAAGTGCCACCATGTTTCAATAATGGGAGATGAGTGCATTGATGTTGGAAAGAAAGATGATCAATTCTCTTCTCTTCAGCCTAttagaagatccttttcaatGGATTCTGCAAATGATAGACAAGTTTACTTAGATGTTCAAGCCATTATTCATCAAAATAGGCATAATCAGAATCATGCTAGTGCCAGTGAAGATTGTAATAGCAGAACCAGAAGATCATTCTTTCCATTCCGTTATTGCCGTGGATCCAAAAGTGCAATCATTCCTCTGGAAAATGAGGTTTAA
- the LOC112758173 gene encoding autophagy-related protein 9 → MFRRPRGPDVFSIFKCKDQGESSLATDLLQNIPLEVELSDYRRVPSPDSESPSGLLHGESLNAEPIADLDLFFERLYSYYCEKGIWCIIIKWIGELLSLGFTICFSGFFLLYVDWNGLRNAKCGMDAVESGIKPCDLAKEALHEHPLTPMTLTKAIIVGYLGIFSMYWIFCFLRFFAQLKDTLEIREFYYNSLHVTDNEIQTMSWATIIEKVVRVQSSKHLCVVKNLSAHDMVMRLMRKENYLIGMLNKGVLAFPISQWVPGAGPTVAYSPNGTHYRLTLTKTLEWTLNWCILQSMFDRNFCVKRDFVSNPNALQKRLMVVGFAMLLLSPFLIIFMLVYLFLRHAEQLYNHPSTASSRRWSNLSRWIFREFNEVEHLFKHRIYSGVLHASEYIKQFPSPIISIIAKFISFVSGGFAAILIIIAFLEESLLEGHIFGRNLFWYAAVFGTITAISRAAITTELLVLDPEGTMSMVVQYTHYMPKRWRGKENTEMVRIEFETLFQYTGMMLLEEMASIFLTPYLLLFVVPKRVDDILQFISDFTVNVEGVGHVCSFSTFDFQEHGNSRYGSPHNAPRNRRSSQGKMEKSLLSFQSSYPSWDPNVLGKQFLRNVRSFREQRLSGYRSGHAFSCPQWRGRPNVGGDGERNQFISWEVPNSILETANQKNHPYLIDWYYTSQPCDAALEDVPSEPFGVTEPAYEEYSHECCEDRAASTPIFRESLIKDENSNELFPNAQSHWWDKCRLQGGQVQTSFFEPPDFNHRTEYSHCEEFSNRGAEDQDQEHCLYWQNHHWLSREACSDDLEAGEFNLHFDNVYSRPPESPTVNSRSSSFE, encoded by the exons ATGTTTAGAAGGCCAAGGGGTCCcgatgtttttagtatattcaaATGCAAAGATCAAGGGGAATCATCTCTGGCAACAGATTTACTTCAAAATATTCCACTAGAGGTTGAATTGTCTGATTATAGAAGGGTCCCAAGTCCTGACAGTGAGAGCCCTTCCGGACTTCTTCATGGTGAGAGCCTAAATGCAGAACCTATTGCTGATTTAGATCTCTTCTTCGAAAGGCTTTACAGCTACTACTGTGAGAAAGGGATTTGGTGCATCATTATAAAATGGATTGGTGAACTTCTTAGCCTGGGTTTCACCATATGTTTTTCGGGATTTTTTCTACTATATGTTGATTGGAATGGGCTCCGCAATGCAAAGTGTGGGATGGATGCGGTTGAGTCTGGAATTAAGCCCTGTGATCTTGCTAAAGAAGCTCTTCATGAACACCCATTAACCCCAATGACTCTTACGAAAGCTATTATAGTTGGATACTTAGGAATATTTTCCATGTATTGGATATTTTGCTTCTTGAGATTCTTTGCCCAGCTAAAGGATACTTTGGAAATCCGAGAGTTTTATTACAATAG TCTCCATGTTACAGACAATGAAATACAAACAATGTCCTGGGCTACTATTATTGAAAAAGTTGTTAGGGTACAAAGTTCTAAACATCTTTGTGTTGTAAAGAATCTGTCTGCCCATGACATGGTAATGAGATTGATGCGGAAGGAGAACTACTTAATTGGGATGCTAAACAAGGGTGTGCTTGCCTTCCCCATTTCTCAATGGGTTCCAGGTGCTGGTCCTACAGTGGCATATAGTCCTAATGGAACCCATTATCGTCTAACACTAACTAAGACCCTTGAGTGGACTTTGAATTGGTGCATCTTGCAAAGCATGTTTGATCG GAACTTTTGTGTGAAAAGGGATTTTGTGTCAAATCCAAATGCATTACAGAAAAGGCTTATGGTAGTTGGCTTTGCAATGCTTTTACTTTCTCCATTTCTTATCATATTCATGTTGGTATATCTCTTTCTGAGGCATGCTGAACAACTTTATAACCATCCAAGCACGGCATCATCTCGGAGATGGTCAAATTTGTCAAGGTGGATATTTAGGGAATTCAATGAG GTGGAGCATCTCTTCAAACATCGAATTTATAGCGGTGTCTTGCATGCGTCTGAATATATCAAGCAATTTCCTTCACCTATCATATCTATCATTGCAAAATTCATCTCTTTTGTATCGGGTGGCTTTGCTGCAATTCTGATCATCATAGCTTTTCTTGAGGAGTCTCTGCTCGAGGGCCAT ATATTTGGCCGGAATCTGTTTTGGTATGCCGCTGTTTTTGGAACTATAACTGCCATCAGCCGGGCTGCAATTACAACTGAGCTGTTGGTCTTAGACCCTGAGGGAACCATGTCTATGGTGGTTCAGTATACACATTATATGCCAAAAAGATGGCGTGGCAAAGAAAATACTGAAATGGTTCGCATCGAGTTTGAAACCTTATTCCAG TACACTGGAATGATGCTACTTGAGGAGATGGCCTCGATTTTCCTCACACCATATTTACTTCTGTTTGTTGTTCCAAAG CGGGTTGATGATATATTGCAGTTCATTTCTGATTTTACCGTAAATGTTGAAGGTGTTGGTCATGTTTGCAG TTTTAGCACCTTTGATTTTCAAGAGCATGGAAACAGCCGTTATGGTTCCCCACACAATGCGCCACGTAATCGAAGGAGCTCACAGGGGAAGATGGAGAAATCATTGTTGAG TTTTCAGAGTAGTTACCCTTCATGGGACCCGAATGTTCTAGGGAAGCAGTTTTTGCGAAATGTTAGAAGCTTCAGAGAGCAGAGGTTATCAGGATACAGAAGCGGACATGCATTTTCCTGTCCACAATGGAGGGGTCGTCCGAATGTGGGAGGCGATGGAGAAAGAAACCAGTTCATATCCTGGGAAGTGCCAAACAGTATTCTTGAAACTGCCAACCAAAAGAATCATCCCTACCTGATTGACTGGTACTATACATCTCAACCTTGTGATGCGGCTCTCGAAGATGTTCCATCAGAACCTTTCGGAGTAACTGAGCCTGCATACGAAGAATACTCACATGAGTGTTGTGAGGATCGCGCTGCGTCGACTCCAATCTTCAGGGAAAGCCTTATTAAGGATGAAAATTCAAATGAACTGTTCCCAAATGCCCAGAGTCATTGGTGGGATAAATGTCGGCTGCAAGGTGGACAAGTTCAAACAAGCTTTTTTGAGCCTCCGGATTTCAATCACCGAACAGAATATAGTCATTGTGAAGAGTTTTCTAACCGAGGAGCAGAGGATCAAGATCAAGAACATTGCTTGTACTGGCAAAACCACCATTGGTTATCTAGAGAAGCTTGCTCAGATGACTTAGAGGCAGGAGAATTTAATCTTCATTTTGATAATGTTTATAGCAGACCTCCAGAATCACCCACTGTAAATTCCAGATCTTCTAGCTTTGAGTGA